In a single window of the Sulfurimonas sp. hsl 1-7 genome:
- the ileS gene encoding isoleucine--tRNA ligase produces the protein MDYKDTLLLPTTSFAMRGNLINNEPLRYKDWEDKKVYNKMKINRKDAESFTLHDGPPYANGNIHIGHALNKVLKDIIIKHNYFNGKSVRFTPGWDCHGLPIEQQVEKKLGGKAKKEQLETAEIRKLCREHAAKFVDIQRGEFKQLGILADWENPYVTMDFKFEANIYRTLCEVAKKGLLIERSKPVYWSWAERTALAEAEVEYEDKESHSIFIAFELNDDAKAKLGITGKAAPVIWTTTPWTIPANTGISLNPNEKYVLTTDGYIVAKELYNANVENEVISGTIAQEFDATVFENLVAINPLNGRDSRIVLGEHVLIDNGTGCVHTAPGHGEDDYRVGLVYNLDVVMPVDETGCYDQTIVREKLIPNAEDFLGRHIFKANDDIIELMGDAVLKVTKFTHSYPHCWRSHTPLIFRATKQWFISVDGTPEGEARTLREIALSEVEKTKFIPETGRKRLNSMVENRPDWCISRQRDWGVPIAFFRVKATGEVILDEKVMNFVAMIFEMQGSDAWYSMSIEELLYPGSGYKAEELEKVNDILDVWFDSGSTWYSVLKSRNYDAGEYPADLYVEGSDQHRGWFQSSLFLSTAIEHQAPYKGVLTHGFTVDEKGEKMSKSKGNVIAPDKVLKEYGSEILRLWVASSDYQGDLKISQGILKQTSENYRKLRNTFRIMLANINDLEELVSIDAMGDLDKWILSVAKETFDEVHKLFSEYNFVNGMNTLNNFIVNELSGMYIDMTKDNLYCNDKNSARRRASQSAMAMITKAMLLLVAPILTYTADEIIENAPAIIKGDAEDIFDFTYESLPEVQAPFDAAYMDKAREGFGAIVDTLKKEKVIKATLELIIYTESKTVLDMNETDAEDWFVVSGIFEDKPEENELGSFKVGDDTFTVAKATAHKCPRCWKFQAEKEDCTCARCAEVVA, from the coding sequence ATGGACTATAAAGATACATTACTTTTACCGACAACGTCGTTTGCAATGCGTGGTAACTTGATCAATAATGAACCCCTAAGATACAAAGATTGGGAAGATAAAAAAGTTTACAACAAAATGAAAATCAACCGTAAAGATGCAGAAAGCTTTACACTACACGATGGACCACCGTATGCAAATGGAAATATTCATATCGGTCATGCACTCAATAAAGTTTTAAAAGATATCATCATCAAACACAACTACTTCAACGGGAAGTCTGTTCGTTTCACTCCGGGCTGGGACTGTCACGGTCTACCAATCGAACAACAAGTTGAGAAAAAACTTGGCGGTAAAGCGAAAAAAGAGCAGTTAGAAACTGCTGAAATCCGTAAACTTTGCCGTGAACATGCTGCAAAATTTGTAGATATACAACGTGGTGAGTTTAAACAGCTTGGTATTTTAGCTGACTGGGAAAACCCATATGTAACTATGGATTTTAAATTTGAAGCAAATATCTATAGAACTCTTTGTGAAGTTGCAAAAAAAGGTCTGTTAATCGAGCGTAGTAAACCGGTTTACTGGTCTTGGGCTGAGCGTACTGCACTTGCTGAAGCGGAAGTTGAGTATGAAGACAAAGAGTCTCACTCTATCTTTATTGCCTTTGAATTAAACGACGATGCAAAAGCAAAACTAGGCATTACAGGTAAAGCTGCTCCGGTTATCTGGACAACTACTCCTTGGACGATCCCTGCAAATACAGGTATCTCTTTAAATCCAAATGAGAAGTATGTTCTTACAACTGACGGTTACATCGTTGCTAAAGAACTTTACAATGCAAATGTTGAAAATGAAGTTATCAGCGGAACAATAGCTCAAGAATTCGATGCAACTGTATTTGAAAATCTAGTAGCTATCAACCCTCTTAACGGCAGAGATTCTCGCATCGTTCTTGGTGAACACGTATTAATTGACAATGGTACTGGTTGTGTTCACACGGCACCAGGACACGGTGAGGATGACTACCGTGTTGGCCTTGTTTATAACCTTGACGTAGTTATGCCTGTTGATGAGACTGGTTGTTACGATCAGACAATCGTACGTGAAAAGCTAATCCCTAACGCTGAGGATTTCTTAGGTCGTCACATCTTCAAAGCTAACGATGACATCATTGAGCTTATGGGTGATGCAGTTCTTAAAGTAACTAAGTTCACTCACTCATACCCACACTGTTGGAGAAGTCATACTCCTCTTATCTTCCGTGCTACGAAACAGTGGTTTATCTCTGTTGACGGAACGCCTGAAGGTGAAGCAAGGACTTTAAGAGAGATTGCACTTAGCGAAGTTGAAAAAACTAAGTTCATCCCTGAAACTGGTAGAAAAAGACTGAACTCTATGGTTGAAAACCGCCCGGACTGGTGTATCTCTCGTCAACGTGACTGGGGTGTGCCTATCGCATTCTTTAGAGTAAAAGCTACAGGTGAGGTTATACTTGATGAGAAAGTGATGAACTTTGTCGCGATGATCTTCGAAATGCAAGGATCTGATGCTTGGTACTCAATGTCGATCGAAGAACTTCTTTACCCAGGTAGTGGTTACAAAGCTGAAGAGTTAGAGAAAGTAAATGACATTTTAGATGTATGGTTTGACAGTGGTTCAACTTGGTACTCTGTACTTAAATCTCGTAACTATGATGCTGGAGAATACCCGGCTGATCTTTACGTAGAGGGAAGTGACCAACACCGCGGTTGGTTCCAGTCTTCACTATTTCTTTCAACTGCAATAGAACATCAAGCACCGTATAAAGGTGTGCTTACTCACGGTTTCACAGTTGATGAAAAAGGTGAGAAGATGTCTAAATCTAAAGGGAACGTTATCGCACCAGATAAAGTTCTTAAAGAGTACGGATCTGAGATCCTACGTTTATGGGTAGCATCTTCAGATTACCAAGGAGATCTTAAAATCTCTCAAGGTATCTTAAAGCAGACAAGTGAAAATTACCGTAAACTAAGAAATACGTTTAGAATCATGCTTGCAAACATCAACGATCTTGAAGAGTTAGTAAGCATTGATGCTATGGGTGACTTAGACAAGTGGATCCTTTCAGTTGCAAAAGAAACTTTTGATGAAGTTCACAAGCTATTTAGCGAGTACAATTTCGTTAACGGTATGAATACACTTAACAACTTCATCGTTAACGAGTTAAGCGGTATGTATATCGACATGACAAAAGACAACCTTTACTGTAACGATAAAAACTCTGCTCGCCGTCGTGCAAGTCAAAGTGCTATGGCTATGATCACAAAAGCGATGCTGCTTCTTGTAGCACCGATTCTGACGTATACGGCAGATGAGATCATAGAAAATGCACCTGCAATCATCAAAGGTGATGCAGAGGATATCTTCGACTTTACATATGAGTCTTTACCTGAAGTTCAAGCACCATTTGATGCTGCTTACATGGACAAAGCAAGAGAAGGTTTCGGAGCGATTGTAGATACACTGAAAAAAGAGAAAGTTATCAAAGCTACTCTAGAACTTATCATCTACACTGAGTCAAAAACTGTTTTAGATATGAACGAAACAGATGCTGAAGACTGGTTTGTTGTAAGCGGCATCTTCGAAGACAAACCTGAAGAGAACGAACTTGGTTCATTTAAAGTTGGTGACGATACTTTCACGGTAGCAAAAGCGACTGCACACAAATGTCCAAGATGTTGGAAATTCCAAGCTGAAAAAGAGGACTGCACTTGTGCTAGATGTGCAGAGGTTGTAGCATAA
- a CDS encoding methyl-accepting chemotaxis protein, with protein sequence MLFLSTFKSRLILMAGVSIVSFLILGLFFSYSSSQAKELAKLKYEVTNIDNTILQLRRNEKDFLSRNDLKYQEKYQKNYQKLEIQLNNITTELENFGIDLTKVQNLRTILEEYSKDFNAIVDIQKKIGLNPKDGLYGSLRDSVHNLEALLKKDNNYKLSTDMLMLRRGEKDFMLRKDLKYVGKFDASLKTILTHLQEEELSDKALATKFLDNYKKDFYNLVEGYKMIGLSSQEGALGKMRDTIHQTDKSLNEVLNSVDNTILEKESQVQFLYITIFVILLLIVSVLTYIVTTTINKKITNISHSIHDITNRKDLSKHLTVEGKDELSQLAKDLNYMFHELQTVINDAKANSLENSSISHELSTTSLQVGKNVEESVKIIDSATKQTSEIINTIMVAIDDAKKSKEEIQEANGMLLESQDEIVNLTNSVHNSAELETELAHTIETLSTDMDQVKNVLEVISDIADQTNLLALNAAIEAARAGEHGRGFAVVADEVRKLAERTQKTLMEIDSTINMIVQATNSASEQMNNNSQHIKELAEISTNVKNKIELTNGIVSQAANVSDRTVTEFENTGNNIDKIATIIGQINSISTENARSVEEIASASEHLNHMTSSLTGKLEQFRT encoded by the coding sequence ATGTTATTTCTCAGTACTTTTAAATCCAGATTAATCCTCATGGCCGGGGTTTCTATTGTCTCATTTCTTATATTGGGTCTGTTCTTTTCTTACTCATCATCACAAGCTAAAGAGTTAGCTAAACTTAAATATGAAGTAACAAATATTGATAATACAATACTACAGTTACGCCGTAATGAAAAAGATTTTTTAAGTCGAAATGATTTGAAGTATCAAGAGAAATATCAAAAAAACTATCAAAAACTAGAAATACAACTTAATAACATTACTACAGAATTAGAAAACTTTGGAATCGATCTTACAAAGGTTCAAAATTTACGTACAATACTTGAAGAATATTCAAAAGATTTTAATGCTATCGTAGATATACAAAAAAAGATAGGTTTAAATCCAAAAGATGGCCTTTACGGTTCACTTAGAGATAGTGTTCACAATCTGGAAGCTTTACTCAAAAAAGATAATAATTATAAACTCTCTACTGATATGTTAATGCTTCGCCGCGGAGAAAAAGATTTTATGTTACGTAAAGATCTAAAGTACGTTGGGAAGTTTGACGCTTCACTAAAAACTATTCTCACACATCTTCAGGAAGAAGAACTCTCAGATAAAGCTTTGGCAACAAAATTCTTGGACAATTATAAGAAAGATTTTTATAATCTAGTTGAAGGGTATAAGATGATTGGGCTCTCTTCTCAAGAGGGTGCTTTAGGAAAAATGAGAGATACTATTCATCAAACAGATAAATCTTTGAATGAGGTACTCAATAGCGTAGATAATACAATTTTGGAAAAAGAATCACAAGTGCAGTTCTTATATATAACTATATTTGTTATTTTATTATTAATAGTAAGTGTACTTACATACATTGTAACAACAACGATCAATAAAAAAATAACAAATATCTCGCACTCTATTCACGACATAACAAACAGAAAAGATCTTTCTAAACACCTTACAGTAGAGGGTAAAGATGAATTGTCACAACTAGCAAAAGATTTAAACTATATGTTTCATGAGTTACAAACAGTTATCAATGATGCTAAAGCTAATTCTTTGGAAAACTCTTCTATCTCTCATGAGCTCTCCACAACGTCATTACAGGTAGGAAAAAATGTTGAAGAGTCTGTTAAGATTATCGACAGTGCTACAAAGCAAACATCTGAGATTATCAATACAATAATGGTAGCAATTGATGATGCAAAAAAATCAAAAGAGGAGATTCAAGAGGCTAACGGTATGCTTCTTGAGTCACAAGATGAGATTGTGAATCTTACAAACAGTGTCCACAATAGTGCAGAACTTGAAACTGAACTTGCACATACGATTGAGACACTTTCAACAGACATGGACCAAGTAAAAAATGTTTTAGAGGTTATCTCTGACATTGCAGATCAGACAAACCTTTTAGCGTTAAATGCTGCCATTGAAGCTGCACGAGCAGGGGAACATGGACGTGGGTTTGCCGTAGTAGCTGATGAAGTAAGAAAACTTGCAGAGCGTACACAAAAAACTTTGATGGAGATAGACAGTACGATTAACATGATCGTTCAAGCTACAAACTCAGCAAGTGAGCAGATGAATAACAACTCTCAACATATAAAAGAGCTTGCAGAGATCTCTACAAATGTTAAAAACAAAATAGAATTAACAAACGGCATTGTCTCCCAAGCGGCAAATGTTAGTGATAGAACCGTTACAGAGTTTGAAAATACTGGTAATAATATTGATAAAATTGCAACTATAATCGGCCAGATTAATAGCATTTCGACAGAAAATGCAAGAAGTGTGGAAGAGATAGCAAGTGCATCGGAACATCTAAATCACATGACAAGTTCATTAACAGGAAAACTTGAGCAATTCAGAACCTGA
- a CDS encoding CinA family protein, giving the protein MKLHVMFVGSKFIYNESLKEYVIRHIQKTCDEIELISYYKDGENTLFLEIEKELNNKNRLIIVTTKQNFSTIGKLISTATTDIQVLKDGFLMPQKALVYEEGSYLIEHDKTLVNVLQVDESTNIPPILMKSETTNATIHVFDEEKDTLINILTPIAQTYEVTFEVTTLIDGWQRIDICSKRYGDISNFISASKKLLSNNLIPASNVLEYIIERLSSLGKKITFAESCTGGLLSYYLTKNNGASKILEGALITYSNDLKDNWLAVSEKTLEEFGAVSAEVVREMSEGAMAVSHADYAIAVSGIAGDTGGTDEKPVGTVYIGVRGKSDHNEKHLYFKGDRNFVQNQSALYAIKMLLLLDKKTFF; this is encoded by the coding sequence ATGAAATTGCACGTGATGTTTGTAGGAAGTAAATTTATTTATAACGAGTCATTAAAAGAGTATGTTATTAGACATATTCAAAAAACGTGTGATGAGATTGAACTTATAAGTTACTATAAAGATGGAGAAAATACTCTGTTTTTAGAGATAGAAAAAGAGCTTAATAATAAAAACAGACTTATTATAGTTACAACCAAACAAAACTTTTCAACGATAGGCAAACTTATCTCTACCGCTACGACAGATATACAGGTTTTAAAAGATGGGTTTTTAATGCCGCAAAAAGCTTTAGTATATGAAGAGGGGAGTTATCTTATAGAACATGACAAAACTCTTGTAAATGTACTTCAAGTAGATGAGTCGACAAATATCCCTCCCATACTTATGAAAAGTGAAACAACCAATGCAACTATTCATGTGTTTGATGAGGAAAAAGATACTTTAATTAATATACTTACTCCAATCGCACAAACATATGAAGTGACGTTTGAAGTTACAACACTTATAGACGGATGGCAAAGGATAGATATCTGTTCAAAAAGATATGGAGATATCTCTAACTTTATCAGTGCATCAAAAAAACTTCTTTCAAACAATTTGATACCGGCAAGTAATGTTCTTGAATACATTATAGAAAGACTCTCTTCACTTGGCAAAAAGATAACATTTGCTGAGAGTTGTACCGGAGGACTGCTCTCTTACTATCTTACAAAAAACAACGGAGCTTCAAAAATTCTCGAGGGCGCACTTATAACGTACTCAAATGATCTCAAAGATAACTGGTTAGCTGTTAGTGAAAAAACTTTAGAGGAGTTTGGAGCCGTCAGTGCTGAAGTTGTTCGCGAGATGAGTGAAGGGGCAATGGCCGTGAGTCATGCAGACTATGCAATAGCAGTCAGCGGTATAGCAGGAGACACGGGTGGAACAGATGAAAAACCTGTCGGAACTGTATATATTGGTGTTAGAGGCAAATCCGATCATAATGAAAAGCATCTTTACTTTAAAGGGGATAGAAACTTTGTACAAAATCAAAGTGCTCTTTATGCCATCAAAATGCTCTTACTTTTAGATAAAAAAACTTTTTTTTAA